The following coding sequences lie in one Streptomyces albofaciens JCM 4342 genomic window:
- the pflB gene encoding formate C-acetyltransferase, with translation MTATPLEKTTDGTAWEGFDGGAWRDTIDVRDFVQRNHVPYEGDASFLTGPTERTTAVWRKLLGMFPDERVRGIHDVDVSTPSRIDAFAPGYIDEERDLIVGLQTDAPLKRAIMPNGGWRMVESALAAYGYEPDPAVREIYTRLRKTHNDGVFDAYTPEIRACRSAGIITGLPDAYGRGRIIGDYRRVALYGVDRLIEDKQAARADADGRWPTEDVIREREEIAEQIKALGELKAMAASYGYDISRPAATGREAVQWLYFGYLAAVKEQNGAAMSIGRIDAFLDIYLRRDIERGVLDEERAQELIDDFVIKLRIVRFLRTPEYNELYSGDPTWVTWSLAGIGEDGRPLVSRTTFRALQTLYNLGPAPEPNLTVFWSPRLPGGFKEFASKVAIDTSALQFESDELMRPKYGDDTAIACCVSAMAVGKQMQFFGARVNVAKALLYAINGGRDEMTGKTVVAGFEPVEGEYLDYATVAERYDAMLEWLAETYVHALNVIHYMHDKYAYERLEMALHDRTVLRTMACGIAGLSVAADSLSALKYARVRAIRDETGLVTGYETEGTYPAYGNNDDRADRFAKDIVHTFMQKVRKHPTYRGAVHTQSVLTITSNVVYGKKTGATPDGRPAGEPFAPGANPMNGRDEHGYLASALSVAKLPYDDAEDGISLTNTITPDALGRTERERIENLTGVLDGYMAGGGFHMNVNVLDRATLEDAMEHPENHPQLTIRVSGYAVNFVRLTREQQLDVINRTFHGAL, from the coding sequence ATGACCGCCACACCCCTGGAGAAGACGACCGACGGCACGGCCTGGGAAGGGTTCGACGGCGGCGCGTGGCGCGACACCATCGACGTCCGCGACTTCGTCCAGCGGAACCACGTCCCGTACGAGGGCGACGCCTCCTTCCTCACCGGCCCCACCGAGCGCACCACCGCGGTGTGGCGGAAGCTGCTCGGCATGTTCCCCGACGAGCGGGTGCGGGGCATCCACGACGTGGACGTCAGCACCCCGTCGCGGATCGACGCGTTCGCGCCCGGCTACATCGACGAGGAGCGGGACCTGATCGTCGGCCTCCAGACCGACGCCCCGCTCAAGCGCGCCATCATGCCCAACGGCGGCTGGCGGATGGTCGAGAGCGCCCTCGCCGCGTACGGCTACGAGCCGGACCCGGCGGTCAGGGAGATCTACACCCGGCTGCGCAAGACCCACAACGACGGCGTCTTCGACGCGTACACGCCCGAGATCCGCGCCTGCCGCTCCGCCGGCATCATCACCGGCCTGCCCGACGCCTACGGCCGCGGCCGCATCATCGGCGACTACCGCCGGGTCGCCCTCTACGGCGTCGACCGGCTCATCGAGGACAAGCAGGCCGCCCGGGCCGACGCCGACGGGCGGTGGCCGACCGAGGACGTGATCCGGGAGCGCGAGGAGATCGCCGAGCAGATCAAGGCGCTCGGCGAGCTGAAGGCCATGGCCGCCTCGTACGGCTACGACATCTCCCGGCCCGCCGCCACCGGCCGCGAGGCCGTGCAGTGGCTCTACTTCGGCTATCTGGCCGCCGTCAAGGAGCAGAACGGCGCGGCCATGTCGATCGGCCGCATCGACGCCTTCCTCGACATCTACCTCCGGCGCGACATCGAGCGCGGCGTCCTGGACGAGGAGCGCGCGCAGGAGCTGATCGACGACTTCGTCATCAAGCTGCGCATCGTGCGGTTCCTGCGCACCCCCGAATACAACGAGCTGTATTCGGGCGACCCGACCTGGGTCACCTGGTCGCTGGCCGGGATCGGCGAGGACGGCCGCCCGCTCGTCTCCCGTACGACCTTCCGCGCCCTCCAGACGCTCTACAACCTGGGCCCGGCCCCCGAGCCCAACCTGACCGTCTTCTGGTCGCCGCGCCTGCCGGGCGGCTTCAAGGAGTTCGCGTCGAAGGTCGCCATCGACACCTCGGCCCTCCAGTTCGAGTCCGACGAACTGATGCGGCCCAAGTACGGCGACGACACGGCCATCGCCTGCTGCGTGTCGGCCATGGCGGTCGGCAAGCAGATGCAGTTCTTCGGCGCCCGCGTCAATGTCGCCAAGGCCCTGCTGTACGCCATCAACGGCGGCCGGGACGAGATGACCGGCAAGACCGTCGTGGCGGGCTTCGAGCCGGTCGAGGGCGAGTACCTGGACTACGCCACCGTCGCCGAGCGCTACGACGCGATGCTGGAATGGCTGGCCGAGACCTACGTCCACGCCCTGAACGTCATCCACTACATGCACGACAAGTACGCCTACGAACGCCTGGAGATGGCCCTGCACGACCGCACCGTGCTGCGCACCATGGCCTGCGGCATCGCCGGACTGTCGGTCGCCGCGGACTCGCTGTCGGCGCTCAAGTACGCCCGGGTGCGGGCCATCCGCGACGAGACCGGGCTGGTCACGGGTTACGAGACCGAGGGCACGTACCCGGCGTACGGCAACAACGACGACCGTGCGGACCGGTTCGCGAAGGACATCGTGCACACGTTCATGCAGAAGGTGCGCAAGCACCCCACCTACCGGGGCGCCGTGCACACCCAGTCCGTGCTGACCATCACCTCCAACGTCGTCTACGGCAAGAAGACCGGCGCCACCCCGGACGGCCGCCCGGCGGGCGAGCCCTTCGCGCCCGGCGCCAACCCGATGAACGGCCGCGACGAGCACGGCTACCTCGCCTCCGCGCTGTCGGTCGCCAAGCTGCCGTACGACGACGCCGAGGACGGCATCTCGCTGACCAACACCATCACGCCGGACGCGCTCGGCCGCACCGAGCGGGAGCGGATCGAGAACCTGACGGGCGTGCTGGACGGCTACATGGCGGGCGGCGGCTTCCACATGAACGTCAACGTGCTGGACCGGGCGACCCTGGAGGACGCCATGGAGCACCCCGAGAACCACCCGCAGCTGACGATCCGGGTGTCCGGTTACGCGGTGAACTTCGTACGGCTGACGCGTGAGCAGCAGCTCGACGTCATCAACCGCACCTTCCACGGGGCCCTGTGA